Proteins encoded together in one Synechococcus sp. BL107 window:
- the ccsB gene encoding c-type cytochrome biogenesis protein CcsB translates to MLNAPFELVTGLGFAAFVLLLIALPVAFWSVSSDTRPGVVRLLVAVANLLLTAQLVLRWWQSGHFPISNLYESLCFLAWACTLTQLLVERAWPSPIVAAAATPMGLGCIAFASFALPDQLQSAAPLVPALRSSWLVMHVSVIMVSYAALLVGSLLSLAVLVMDRGEALELRSSSIGSGGFRQAVTTPQSGLLQLQSVELSTNEQLDSLSYRTITVGFLMLTVGIISGAVWANEAWGSYWSWDPKETWALICWLVYAAYLHTRLSRGWQGRRPALVAVVGLIVIAVCYIGVNLLGIGLHSYGWFF, encoded by the coding sequence TTGTTGAACGCTCCGTTTGAACTAGTGACAGGCCTTGGGTTTGCGGCTTTTGTTCTTCTGTTAATTGCACTGCCCGTAGCGTTCTGGTCAGTCTCCAGCGACACCAGGCCAGGTGTTGTTCGTTTGCTTGTAGCAGTCGCGAATCTGTTGCTGACGGCCCAGCTCGTTCTTCGCTGGTGGCAGTCGGGTCACTTCCCGATCAGCAACCTGTATGAATCCCTTTGTTTCCTTGCCTGGGCCTGCACCCTTACGCAGTTGCTTGTCGAACGTGCCTGGCCATCACCCATCGTTGCTGCTGCAGCGACACCCATGGGTTTGGGGTGCATCGCGTTTGCGAGTTTTGCATTGCCTGATCAGTTGCAGTCGGCAGCTCCTTTGGTGCCCGCTTTGCGATCGAGTTGGTTGGTGATGCATGTCAGTGTGATCATGGTGAGCTATGCCGCCCTACTGGTGGGTTCGTTGCTGTCGTTAGCTGTTTTGGTGATGGATCGCGGCGAAGCGTTGGAACTACGAAGCAGTTCCATCGGCAGTGGTGGATTTCGCCAGGCAGTTACCACTCCTCAATCGGGTCTCTTGCAGCTTCAATCGGTTGAACTCAGTACCAATGAGCAATTGGATAGTTTGAGTTATCGAACAATAACTGTCGGTTTTTTAATGTTAACTGTTGGCATCATTAGTGGTGCTGTCTGGGCTAATGAAGCTTGGGGTAGTTATTGGAGCTGGGATCCAAAAGAAACCTGGGCCTTGATCTGTTGGTTGGTCTATGCAGCTTATTTGCACACGCGCCTTAGTCGTGGGTGGCAGGGGCGTCGCCCTGCTCTTGTTGCTGTTGTTGGGTTAATTGTGATTGCTGTTTGCTATATCGGTGTCAATCTTTTAGGTATTGGTTTGCATAGTTATGGGTGGTTCTTCTGA
- a CDS encoding LptF/LptG family permease: protein MIRTFTRWIHKIPLLDQWLLAEIAAPLLFAIASFTVLGLSIGVMFELARRLVDGLPILVALQLLLLNIPSFLVLSLPMATLFATLLAYSKLSSNSELTALRSLGVSTTRLVVPALALSIFLTGLTFVFNDVIVPRANTQAEITLQKGLGRALATEKGKDITFNSFGKIYDPKTETSSRGLRQLFYARRFEQGEMLDVTLLDFSRADYRQMWIAERAVYNEAKAMWEFFNGQVLTLNPNGSTTRLAFDENFYPLSSGPLQVAKLPDDANDMTLSQAISAEKIESDAGNIKAARKLRVRIQEKFSFPMACIVFGLIGSSLGARPGSRTSRSQGFGVSILLILGYYALSVSFSSLGVSGILPPFFAAWLPVLISLGAGGLLLRQASR, encoded by the coding sequence GTGATCAGAACCTTCACCCGCTGGATTCATAAAATACCTCTTCTCGACCAGTGGTTACTGGCAGAGATCGCTGCGCCACTGCTCTTCGCCATTGCCTCTTTTACGGTTTTAGGGCTCTCCATTGGAGTGATGTTTGAGCTTGCAAGACGTCTTGTTGATGGTTTACCGATCTTGGTGGCGTTGCAGTTACTCTTGCTGAATATTCCAAGTTTTTTAGTTCTCTCACTACCGATGGCGACCTTGTTCGCAACGCTGCTTGCTTACAGCAAGTTGTCATCGAACAGTGAGCTGACGGCCCTTCGTAGCCTTGGTGTTTCAACCACGCGACTCGTTGTACCCGCCTTAGCTCTATCAATCTTTCTAACTGGCCTCACGTTTGTATTTAATGATGTCATTGTTCCAAGAGCCAATACCCAGGCTGAAATAACGTTGCAGAAGGGGCTTGGACGTGCCCTTGCCACTGAGAAAGGAAAAGATATTACTTTCAACAGCTTTGGCAAAATTTATGATCCAAAAACTGAAACAAGTTCTAGGGGCTTGCGCCAATTGTTTTACGCAAGACGTTTTGAACAAGGCGAAATGTTGGATGTCACCCTTCTCGACTTCTCCCGCGCCGATTACCGCCAGATGTGGATTGCAGAGCGTGCTGTGTATAACGAAGCAAAAGCCATGTGGGAATTCTTTAATGGACAAGTTCTAACGTTGAATCCCAACGGAAGTACGACGCGGTTGGCCTTTGACGAAAACTTTTATCCGTTGAGTTCCGGCCCTCTTCAAGTTGCAAAATTGCCAGATGATGCCAATGACATGACTCTATCTCAGGCGATTTCTGCAGAAAAAATTGAATCTGATGCCGGCAATATTAAAGCTGCACGTAAATTAAGAGTTCGCATTCAAGAGAAATTCTCCTTTCCAATGGCGTGCATCGTCTTTGGCCTTATCGGTAGCAGTCTTGGTGCACGGCCTGGATCCCGCACCAGTCGAAGCCAGGGGTTTGGTGTCAGTATCCTTCTGATTCTTGGTTATTACGCTCTGAGCGTTAGTTTTAGTTCTTTAGGCGTGAGCGGAATCCTTCCACCGTTTTTTGCCGCTTGGCTTCCAGTTCTCATCTCACTTGGAGCTGGTGGTTTGCTTTTGCGTCAGGCCAGTCGCTAG
- the lptB gene encoding LPS export ABC transporter ATP-binding protein: MSLELQNVSISLGGRQLVKSVNVDLSPGEVVGLLGPNGAGKTTTFNLVIGLLRPDVGQVLLDGEEVTELSMPERARCGIGYLPQEASIFRQLTVRQNLDLALDQTDLTSKERRDRRNQLIDEFHLNDFIDRCGFQLSGGERRRCEVARALAVGRDGPQYLLLDEPFAGVDPLAVADLQSLIQSLRNRGMGILITDHNVRETLAITDRATILNDGAILASGRAEHVSNDPLVRRYYLGEDFQL; this comes from the coding sequence ATGAGTCTGGAGCTTCAAAATGTCTCCATCTCTTTAGGTGGGCGGCAGCTCGTTAAGTCCGTCAATGTCGACCTGTCACCGGGAGAGGTCGTTGGTCTGCTTGGTCCGAACGGCGCTGGTAAAACAACTACATTCAATCTTGTGATTGGATTACTTCGACCCGACGTCGGTCAGGTATTGCTGGATGGTGAAGAAGTCACCGAACTGTCGATGCCAGAACGTGCGAGGTGCGGTATCGGTTATTTGCCTCAAGAAGCTAGTATTTTTCGGCAACTTACTGTGCGGCAAAATCTTGATCTTGCCCTTGATCAAACAGATTTAACATCAAAAGAGCGTCGTGATCGTCGCAACCAACTCATCGATGAGTTTCACCTCAATGATTTTATTGATCGCTGCGGTTTTCAGCTGTCCGGTGGAGAGCGTCGACGCTGTGAAGTCGCAAGGGCTTTAGCGGTTGGCCGTGATGGTCCTCAATATCTTCTTCTAGATGAACCATTTGCGGGTGTTGATCCTCTGGCAGTGGCCGATCTGCAGAGCTTGATTCAATCGTTGCGGAACCGTGGTATGGGAATTTTGATCACCGATCACAACGTGAGGGAAACGCTGGCGATTACGGATCGAGCCACAATCCTCAACGATGGTGCAATTTTGGCATCAGGTCGGGCTGAGCATGTCTCGAACGATCCTTTGGTACGTCGTTACTACTTGGGAGAGGACTTTCAGCTGTGA
- a CDS encoding DUF309 domain-containing protein, whose amino-acid sequence MVEGPQADPRFKKAVELFNDGEWYDAHDVFEELWHETADPHRRCLQGVLQVAVAQLHLQRDNRRGATILFGEALGRLKRPGTPDLGLDIKGLCTCVEQRLRSLQLEEDPELCTVPVLRVVD is encoded by the coding sequence ATGGTTGAGGGTCCTCAAGCAGATCCCCGCTTTAAGAAAGCTGTTGAACTCTTCAACGACGGTGAGTGGTACGACGCTCATGATGTTTTTGAAGAGCTATGGCATGAAACTGCCGATCCCCATCGACGGTGCTTGCAAGGTGTTCTTCAAGTTGCTGTGGCTCAACTCCATTTGCAGCGCGACAATCGTCGCGGTGCAACCATCCTTTTTGGAGAAGCTCTTGGCCGTTTAAAACGTCCAGGAACACCTGATCTGGGTCTTGACATCAAAGGGCTTTGTACGTGTGTTGAGCAGCGGCTTCGATCTCTTCAACTCGAGGAGGATCCCGAGTTGTGCACTGTCCCCGTTCTGCGGGTTGTCGACTGA
- the typA gene encoding translational GTPase TypA has protein sequence MSAQQKAIRNIAIIAHVDHGKTTLVDALLAQSGIFRDNEAVPTCVLDSNDLERERGITILSKNAAVTYNETRINIVDTPGHADFGGEVERVLGMVDGCLLIVDANEGPMPQTRFVLKKALEQGLRPIIFVNKIDRARVDPETAVDKVLDLFIELGADDDQCDFPYLFGSGLGGFAKPDMKTESDNMRPLFDAILRHVPPPVGDVTKPLQLQITTLDYSDFLGRIIIGRVHNGVIRKGQNASLIKDDGNLKKGRISKLLGFEGLQRVDIDEASAGDLVAVAGFDDVNIGETIACPDEPKALPLIKVDEPTLQMTFVVNDSPFAGKEGKFVTSRQIRDRLQRELLTNVALRVEDTDSPDSFAVSGRGELHLGILIETMRREGFEFQVSQPQVIFRTIDGTPCEPVETLVMDVPEAAVGSCIEKLGTRKAEMQNMETGTDGRTQLEFVVPSRGLIGFRGEFIRATRGEGIMSHSFFEYRPMCGDFDTRRNGVLIAFEEGTATFYALKNAEDRGQFFITPGTKVYKGMIIGENTRPQDMEINICKAKQVTNIRSAGADVLDTLQSPIQMTLERALEYIGPDEMLEVTPESIRLRKLPAKKMAKR, from the coding sequence ATGAGCGCCCAGCAAAAGGCGATTCGCAATATCGCGATCATCGCCCACGTTGATCATGGCAAAACGACCTTGGTCGACGCATTGCTGGCGCAATCCGGAATTTTCCGCGACAACGAAGCTGTGCCGACGTGTGTTTTGGACTCCAACGATTTGGAGCGTGAGCGCGGCATCACCATTCTTTCGAAGAACGCAGCTGTTACCTACAACGAGACTCGGATCAACATTGTTGATACCCCTGGTCACGCCGATTTTGGTGGCGAGGTGGAGCGGGTGCTCGGCATGGTTGATGGGTGCCTGCTCATCGTTGACGCCAACGAGGGTCCGATGCCCCAAACCCGCTTTGTTCTGAAGAAAGCACTGGAGCAGGGGTTAAGACCGATCATCTTTGTGAACAAGATTGATCGAGCCCGGGTCGATCCCGAAACCGCAGTCGACAAGGTGCTCGATCTGTTTATTGAGCTTGGTGCAGATGATGACCAGTGTGATTTCCCTTATTTATTTGGTAGCGGTCTTGGTGGTTTTGCCAAGCCAGATATGAAAACAGAGAGCGATAATATGCGTCCTCTCTTTGATGCAATTCTCCGTCATGTCCCGCCCCCAGTTGGTGATGTAACCAAGCCACTCCAGCTTCAAATTACAACTCTGGATTATTCAGACTTTTTGGGTCGAATCATCATTGGTCGAGTTCATAATGGTGTGATTCGGAAAGGGCAAAATGCGTCCTTGATTAAGGATGACGGAAATCTTAAAAAGGGAAGAATTAGCAAATTATTAGGGTTTGAAGGCCTTCAACGGGTTGATATTGATGAAGCCTCCGCTGGTGACCTTGTTGCGGTTGCTGGCTTTGATGATGTCAACATCGGCGAAACGATTGCCTGCCCAGATGAACCGAAGGCTTTGCCTCTGATCAAGGTAGACGAACCTACCCTCCAGATGACATTCGTTGTCAACGATTCTCCGTTTGCTGGAAAAGAAGGAAAGTTCGTCACAAGTCGCCAGATCCGAGACCGTTTGCAGCGAGAATTACTAACGAACGTCGCTCTAAGAGTTGAAGATACGGATTCTCCTGACAGCTTCGCTGTCAGCGGACGGGGAGAACTCCACCTGGGAATTTTGATTGAAACGATGCGCCGCGAGGGGTTTGAGTTTCAAGTGTCCCAACCTCAGGTGATCTTTCGCACAATTGATGGAACGCCTTGCGAGCCAGTTGAAACCCTGGTCATGGATGTGCCTGAGGCTGCGGTTGGATCCTGTATCGAAAAGCTTGGAACCCGTAAGGCAGAAATGCAAAATATGGAAACAGGAACTGATGGCCGAACCCAGCTGGAGTTTGTTGTTCCTTCACGGGGATTGATTGGTTTCCGTGGTGAATTTATTCGTGCCACAAGAGGTGAGGGAATTATGAGCCACTCCTTCTTTGAGTATCGCCCAATGTGTGGTGACTTTGATACACGTAGAAATGGTGTTTTGATTGCTTTTGAAGAAGGAACAGCAACGTTCTATGCATTGAAGAATGCCGAAGATCGTGGCCAATTCTTTATCACGCCTGGTACAAAGGTCTACAAAGGAATGATTATTGGTGAAAATACCCGTCCGCAAGATATGGAAATCAATATTTGTAAGGCAAAGCAAGTAACGAATATTCGTTCAGCAGGTGCTGATGTTCTCGATACTCTTCAGTCTCCAATTCAGATGACCCTGGAGCGCGCACTCGAGTACATCGGACCTGATGAAATGCTTGAAGTCACGCCTGAGTCGATTCGTTTACGCAAGCTACCGGCCAAGAAGATGGCAAAGCGTTGA
- a CDS encoding U32 family peptidase, with amino-acid sequence MTFPELLSPAGDWAALKAAVASGADAVYFGVDAFNARQRAENFRVEELPQLMHWLHQRGVRGFLTFNVLVFTDELESAAQLLLAADQAGVDAVIVQDVGLCRLAQRLVPRLTLHGSTQMSITSAAGVAQAAALGCERVVLARELSLQDLERLQNQLTQRHLQIPLEVFVHGALCVAYSGQCLTSESLGQRSANRGECAQACRLPYEMVVDGTSHSLEDQRYLLSPQDLAAWELLPELQRIGIASLKIEGRLKDATYVAAVTEAYRNRLDQQDEDPLAVRRQLELAFSRGLSTGWLGGVNHRQLVHGRWSKKRGPLVGQLLAVERGGWLQIRSRERIRAGQGVVLEVLSPDPLTPPREIGGRVMACEQIGRERLKLRLGPHRLKTDALRAGASVWLTSDPAWQAQWQRASRRIVEPVSTPLVVSVTGAVNQPLTIELLQPSTAGLSVKSGMPLQVASQRPLDHQRLTEQLGRLGGTAWRLERLELHLEGDLFLPVAELNRMRRQLLDSLETLAVADEAPTADREVTEDSARCVQDVLVPMLSPIAGSPTPSNPADPQEPGLVVLVRSLQQLRALKALPAALAPIRSVVADLEHPRDLREAVAMGRGHWPEGIWLSGARVTRPNERWTLDPLIRARPDGFLVRNADQLETLSPLAPCIGDFSLNIANPLAMSWYREHWGLKRVTASYDLNLQQLLDLTSHVDGTALEVTLHQHMPLFHMEHCLFCAFLSDGQDHTDCGRPCEQHTVTLRDRSGVEHPLRADLGCRNTLFNGIAQTGVEALPALRKAGVTSFRLELLDEDAESTLRRVRLYADALAGRLASKDVWRQERIHDQLGVTRGSLLVKGPEKTSRVSR; translated from the coding sequence GTGACGTTTCCTGAGCTGTTATCGCCAGCTGGCGACTGGGCTGCACTGAAGGCGGCCGTTGCATCTGGCGCCGACGCGGTTTACTTCGGCGTTGATGCTTTTAACGCAAGACAGCGCGCCGAAAATTTTCGTGTGGAAGAGCTGCCGCAATTGATGCATTGGCTGCATCAGCGCGGTGTGCGGGGCTTCCTTACCTTCAACGTTCTGGTGTTCACCGATGAGTTGGAGTCAGCGGCCCAGTTGCTGCTTGCTGCAGATCAAGCCGGTGTCGATGCGGTGATTGTTCAAGACGTTGGCCTTTGCCGTTTAGCCCAACGGTTGGTGCCGCGATTAACCCTGCACGGTTCGACGCAGATGTCGATCACCAGTGCCGCGGGGGTGGCCCAAGCCGCTGCCTTGGGTTGTGAACGGGTTGTCTTGGCTCGTGAGCTGTCCTTGCAGGATCTTGAGCGGCTTCAAAATCAGCTCACCCAGAGGCATTTGCAGATTCCTTTGGAAGTGTTTGTGCATGGCGCACTATGTGTGGCGTATTCAGGACAGTGCCTCACGAGTGAATCGTTGGGGCAGCGCAGTGCCAACCGTGGCGAATGCGCCCAAGCCTGTCGCCTCCCCTATGAAATGGTCGTGGATGGCACGTCCCATTCCCTTGAAGATCAACGTTATTTGCTCTCACCACAGGATCTTGCCGCCTGGGAACTGCTTCCTGAATTGCAGCGCATTGGTATCGCCAGTCTCAAAATTGAGGGTCGTTTAAAAGACGCCACCTATGTGGCTGCTGTGACGGAGGCTTACCGCAATCGGCTGGATCAGCAGGATGAAGACCCTTTAGCTGTTCGACGACAACTGGAGCTTGCTTTTTCCCGGGGTTTGTCCACCGGTTGGTTGGGGGGGGTCAACCACCGTCAATTGGTGCACGGGCGTTGGAGTAAGAAGCGAGGCCCGTTGGTGGGGCAACTCCTCGCTGTTGAGCGGGGCGGCTGGCTTCAAATTCGAAGTCGTGAGCGGATTCGGGCAGGTCAAGGTGTTGTCTTGGAGGTGTTGTCGCCTGATCCATTAACCCCACCCCGCGAGATCGGTGGACGGGTGATGGCCTGTGAGCAGATCGGTCGTGAGCGCTTGAAACTTCGTCTAGGACCTCACCGTCTTAAGACCGACGCGCTGAGGGCTGGTGCATCGGTATGGCTGACAAGCGATCCAGCTTGGCAAGCTCAGTGGCAACGGGCCTCCCGCCGCATCGTCGAGCCCGTATCCACCCCTTTGGTGGTGTCGGTAACTGGCGCGGTGAATCAGCCCCTAACAATCGAATTACTGCAACCGAGCACCGCAGGGCTCAGCGTAAAAAGCGGGATGCCTCTTCAAGTTGCGAGCCAAAGGCCACTGGATCATCAGCGTCTGACTGAGCAACTGGGACGGCTGGGTGGCACGGCTTGGCGGTTAGAGCGCCTTGAGCTGCATTTGGAAGGGGATCTCTTCTTACCTGTCGCTGAACTGAATCGGATGCGTCGTCAACTGCTGGATTCCCTTGAGACCCTTGCCGTTGCTGATGAAGCCCCGACGGCAGATCGTGAAGTGACTGAAGACAGTGCGCGGTGTGTGCAGGACGTCCTCGTCCCGATGCTCAGCCCCATAGCGGGATCTCCCACTCCTTCAAATCCTGCGGACCCCCAGGAGCCGGGGCTGGTGGTGCTCGTGCGCAGTCTTCAGCAGCTCAGGGCTTTGAAGGCGTTGCCGGCAGCCCTGGCCCCCATTCGTTCGGTGGTGGCAGACCTCGAGCATCCGCGAGATTTGCGTGAAGCCGTTGCCATGGGGCGTGGGCATTGGCCGGAGGGGATCTGGCTGTCTGGTGCCCGTGTCACACGACCGAATGAACGGTGGACTTTGGATCCTTTGATTCGAGCGCGACCTGATGGATTTCTGGTTCGTAATGCCGATCAATTGGAAACTTTGTCTCCGTTAGCTCCTTGCATTGGTGATTTCTCCCTGAACATCGCCAATCCCTTGGCGATGTCTTGGTATCGCGAACATTGGGGCTTGAAACGCGTGACAGCGAGTTACGACCTGAATTTGCAGCAACTGCTTGATTTGACATCCCATGTCGATGGAACCGCGCTGGAGGTCACGCTCCATCAACACATGCCCTTATTTCACATGGAGCACTGTTTGTTTTGCGCCTTCCTTTCGGACGGACAGGACCACACAGATTGCGGACGTCCTTGTGAGCAACACACGGTGACACTGAGGGATCGCAGCGGTGTTGAACATCCGCTACGCGCTGATTTGGGATGCCGCAATACGCTTTTTAATGGCATTGCTCAGACAGGGGTTGAGGCTTTACCCGCCCTAAGAAAGGCAGGTGTGACCTCCTTTCGTCTCGAGTTATTGGATGAGGATGCTGAGTCGACGTTGAGGCGAGTCCGTCTTTATGCCGATGCGCTGGCGGGTCGACTCGCATCGAAGGATGTTTGGCGTCAGGAGCGGATCCACGATCAACTTGGCGTTACGCGAGGGAGCCTGTTGGTGAAGGGGCCGGAAAAGACCAGTCGCGTCTCACGTTGA
- a CDS encoding D-alanyl-D-alanine carboxypeptidase family protein — protein sequence MVARAYTLTIETTCISAVVRPSSARRTERDDIPVAQRSRPPRQRKSNSGLGLLMGCLFVGGGSVLAVMVAPQLLMGMAPSEPFEIRGFRERPDSDGRLLGHFPYREALTDELIVFQPGVELHVDTAAALNSMMNAALADGVDLRLLSGYRSQALQESIFFDVASERNQTPEERAQVSAPPGYSEHSTGYAIDLGDGEAQETNLSTQFQNTQAFRWLQDHAARYHFVLSFPDGNDQGVMYEPWHWRYEGSADALRLFEAARRFSRPLP from the coding sequence TTGGTAGCACGGGCTTACACCCTTACGATCGAAACAACATGCATCAGCGCTGTGGTTCGGCCATCCTCTGCGCGACGCACCGAGCGCGATGACATTCCCGTTGCCCAACGCTCTCGACCGCCACGTCAACGCAAATCAAACAGTGGACTTGGTCTCCTAATGGGATGTCTTTTCGTTGGCGGTGGAAGTGTTCTGGCCGTGATGGTGGCTCCACAGTTGTTGATGGGCATGGCACCAAGTGAACCGTTTGAAATTCGTGGGTTCCGTGAACGTCCCGATTCAGATGGTCGTTTGTTGGGTCACTTTCCGTACCGTGAGGCACTAACCGATGAGCTGATTGTTTTTCAACCCGGCGTGGAATTGCATGTTGATACGGCAGCGGCATTGAATTCGATGATGAATGCTGCCCTTGCCGACGGTGTTGATCTTCGTCTGCTCAGTGGGTACCGCTCTCAAGCACTTCAGGAATCAATCTTTTTTGATGTGGCATCGGAACGTAATCAAACGCCTGAAGAGCGCGCACAGGTTTCAGCTCCCCCTGGCTATTCCGAACACAGCACTGGTTATGCAATCGATCTCGGCGATGGGGAGGCTCAAGAAACCAACTTGTCCACGCAGTTTCAAAACACCCAAGCCTTCCGATGGCTTCAAGATCACGCTGCTCGATATCACTTTGTGCTCTCCTTCCCTGATGGGAACGATCAAGGGGTGATGTACGAGCCTTGGCATTGGCGATATGAGGGCTCCGCGGACGCCCTGCGTCTGTTTGAGGCTGCTCGTCGCTTTTCCCGTCCGCTTCCGTGA
- the chlP gene encoding geranylgeranyl reductase codes for MLKVAVIGGGPSGSCAAEILAKAGIETWLFERKLDNAKPCGGAIPLCMVEEFNLPDSIIDRKVRNMKMISPSNREVDIQLDPLGYDENAYIGMCRREVFDAFLRNRAADLGTTLINGLVQKIDTGKNRQGPYCIHYADYSSGGPTGEPKTLDVDLIIGADGANSRVAKAMDAGDYNVAIAFQERIKLPPEEMTYYEDLAEMYVGTDVSPDFYAWVFPKYDHVAVGTGTMQQNQSLIKGLQKGIRERATKRLFKGEVIKVEAHPIPEHPRPRRVVGRMALVGDAAGYVTKSSGEGIYFAAKSGRMCAEAIVEISNNGANVPTEKQIKSTYLKRWDRKYGATYAVLDILQRIFYRNDAAREAFVEMCDDKDVQRLTFDSYLYKRVVLMNPWQQVKLTLRTLGSLLRGEALAPPVYKPVPSAVGRSDGDFLAEEASQQIKAQAKEQESKEKAKVN; via the coding sequence ATGTTGAAAGTCGCAGTGATTGGCGGAGGACCAAGTGGTTCTTGCGCGGCGGAAATTCTCGCGAAGGCTGGGATTGAAACTTGGTTGTTCGAGCGAAAACTCGACAACGCCAAACCCTGTGGTGGTGCTATTCCGCTCTGCATGGTTGAAGAATTCAACCTGCCTGATTCGATCATCGATCGAAAGGTGCGGAACATGAAAATGATTTCCCCCTCCAATCGTGAGGTGGATATTCAGCTCGATCCCCTCGGTTACGACGAGAACGCCTACATCGGCATGTGCCGAAGGGAAGTGTTTGATGCCTTCCTAAGGAACCGCGCGGCAGACCTAGGCACCACGTTGATCAATGGCCTGGTGCAAAAAATCGACACCGGCAAAAACCGTCAGGGGCCGTATTGCATTCATTACGCCGATTACAGCAGTGGCGGTCCGACAGGCGAGCCTAAAACCCTTGATGTGGATCTGATCATCGGTGCCGATGGAGCCAACTCCCGAGTGGCGAAGGCGATGGACGCCGGTGATTACAACGTGGCGATTGCCTTCCAGGAACGGATCAAACTTCCGCCTGAGGAGATGACTTATTACGAGGATCTCGCGGAGATGTACGTCGGTACAGACGTATCGCCGGACTTCTATGCCTGGGTGTTCCCGAAGTACGACCATGTGGCGGTTGGTACCGGCACGATGCAACAAAACCAAAGCCTGATTAAGGGTTTGCAGAAGGGCATCCGTGAACGCGCCACCAAACGCCTCTTCAAAGGTGAAGTGATCAAGGTTGAAGCTCACCCCATCCCAGAGCATCCGCGGCCTCGCCGCGTCGTGGGACGCATGGCGCTTGTGGGTGATGCCGCTGGATACGTCACCAAAAGTTCTGGAGAAGGGATTTACTTCGCTGCCAAAAGTGGCCGGATGTGCGCGGAAGCGATTGTTGAAATCTCCAACAACGGTGCGAACGTTCCGACGGAGAAGCAGATCAAATCCACCTACCTCAAGCGTTGGGATCGCAAATACGGCGCAACCTATGCCGTGCTCGATATTTTGCAGCGCATTTTTTATCGAAATGACGCCGCACGGGAAGCCTTCGTCGAAATGTGTGACGACAAAGATGTCCAACGCCTCACCTTTGACAGCTACCTCTACAAGCGAGTGGTGCTGATGAATCCATGGCAGCAGGTGAAGCTCACGCTTCGCACCCTTGGAAGTTTGCTTCGCGGAGAAGCACTAGCTCCTCCGGTGTACAAGCCAGTACCTTCGGCCGTCGGTCGGTCTGATGGTGATTTCCTGGCGGAAGAAGCCTCCCAACAAATCAAAGCTCAAGCAAAAGAACAGGAGAGCAAAGAAAAAGCCAAAGTGAATTAA